The Fulvivirga maritima genome segment AATGTTAGTAAGGTACTAACTACTAAAATGAGCTTATTTATCGAGATCATGGGGCAAAGTTGAGAGGGAGAGGAGGCAATTGAAAATAGCTATGGATTGAGCCTGACAATCTTCAGGGTAAGGCTTCCAAAATGAAGCATGAAATTCTTTGCCGTCTCTTATAGATTGGCCTTGTTTGTAACCTGCCGGGGCTAATGCCGCTCCTGACGGTTTTCACTAAGAATTATGATAGAAGTCATATGTTAGGGGCGAGTGAGCATTTAGCTTTGGAGAAGAAAAAGAGGGTTATTACCCCTAAATTATAAATGTGCTTATAAACCTGTCATTACTTATGAAAAATGAATTAAAAATCGTTAGGCCAGAAGAAGCCGTAAAAGACATAAAATCAGGTAACCGAATTTTGATACAAGGAGCAGCCATGACTCCTACCGTATTGGTAGATGCGCTTTGCGAAAGGTATCATGAATTAGAAGATGTAGAGGTAATACATATGCATACTGAGGGGGAAGCTTCTTACACATTGGAGCCATATAGATCCTCTTTTAAAATTAATAGCTGCTTTGTAGGTAAAAACGTACGAGAAGCAACTAACAGTGGTTTTGGAGATTATATTCCTATCTTCTTAAGTGAAGTACACTTACTTTTCAGAAGAAACATTTTACCTCTTGATGCTGCCTTCATTCAGGTGTCTCCGCCAGATAAGCACGGTTACTGTTCACTTGGTACATCAGTAGATGTAGTTATCCCTGGTTTAGAAACCGCTAAGATGGTGATAGCTCAGGTAAACCCAAGAGTACCTAGAACTCATGGTGATGGTATTATCCACGTAAGCAAAATTGATTATGCTATTGAAGTAGATAAACCTTTACACAGTTCTGGTGGCAAAGCTCCTTCTGAGATAGAAGAGAAAATAGGTAAATATGTAGCTGGCTTGGTAGAAGATGGAGCTACTTTACAAATGGGTATAGGTGGTATTCCTAACGTAGTACTGGCTAACCTTCAAGGTCACCAAAAGCTGGGTATTCACACAGAGATGTTTTCTGATGGTGTGCTTCCTCTTATAGAGTCAGGAGTAATAACCGGAGAAAATAAAGTGGTGAAACCAGGTAAAATAGTAAGTTGCTTTGCAGTAGGTACTCAGAAGTTATATGACTTCATGGATGATAACCCACTCATAGATATGAAAGAAGCAGCTTATACTAATGATACATCTATCATTAGAAAAAATCCTAAAGTAACTGCTATTAACAGTGCCATAGAAATTGACTTGTGTGGTCAGGTTTGTGCAGATACTATTGGAAAAAGACAATATTCAGGAGTAGGCGGTCAGATGGACTTTATAAGAGGAGCTTCATTATCTCCTGGTGGTAAAGCCATTTTTGCCATGCCTTCTATTACAAATAAAGGTATATCTAAAATCGTTCCTTATCTTAAAGAAGGAGCCGGAGTAACTACCACAAGAGCTCATGTTCACTACATAGTTACAGAATATGGAGTAGTTAACTTGTTTGGTAGAAACCTCAAACAAAGAGCTCATGACCTTATTTCTATCTCTCACCCAGATCATAGAGAAGAGCTGGAAAGAATGGCTTTTGAAAGATTTAAAGTGCTGGTTTAAGCATATGAATTTAGTATTTAGGTTTTCATTAGAACTCTCTGACACACGTGGTCAGGGAGTTTTTTTTTGGAACTGATTTTTGTCAGAAAACTAAGGGATTTTATTTAGACTAAATCATTTCATCGCCTGATACTAGTCATATTTTAGCTACAAATCTACCCGTATCATTGTACCAACAAAAACAAAGAACGTTATGAAAAGATCAATCTATCTAACACTAATATTCAGTATGGCTGTACTAACAGGTATGGCACAATCTTACTCATTAAATAATAAAGCATCTAAGGTGGAAGTACTTGGAACATCAACTCTTCATGATTGGGAGATGACAGCTGAGGAAGTGAGTGGAAAGGCAAATTTGGAAGTGAGCGGAAGTAACGTTACAGTAAACTCTCTTTCAATAGATGTAAAAGCAGAAAGCCTTAAAAGTGGTAAATCATCAATGGATAAAAATGGTTATGAAGCTTTAAAAACTGATGATTACCCTACCATTAAATATGTGTTCAAATCAGTAAAGTCAACAAGCGGTAATCAGCTTACAACTACTGGTACACTTACTTTAGCCGGAGTTTCTAAAACTATCACTATGCCTGTAACAGCTCAGGTATCTGGTAACACAGTAACTTTTAAAGGTAAATACACTTTCAACATGACTGCCTTTAAAATTGAGCCTCCTACAGCATTAATGGGAACAATCACTACAGGTGATGAGGTAACAGTAGAATTTAATGTTCAATACACTAAGTAATCAATAAACAACTAATAAGATTTAATAATCAGACAAACAATCTTTTAACTTATACTACAATGAAAACGTCCATAAAATTAGCATTAGTGATCTTCTTCGCTGGCATAGCTAGCTTCGGATACGCCCAGGTAAACAGAGACTTGCAGTTTTACCGTCCCGCAGGACAAGAAGGACTAAATGTCTTTGAAACAGGAAAGCAAGATACAGTACCTTATACAGGATTGAAAGTGAGAGTAGGCGGTGACTTTGCTATGCAGTTCCAGGCTTTAGATCAATCAAATGATGCAGATAACTTAGTAGACTTAGGCACTAACCTTAACTTGCCTAACGCCAACTTAAACATAGATGTACAACTTTATGATGGTGTTAGAATGCACTTAAGAACTTATCTTTCAGCAAGACACCACGAAGAATCTTGGGTAAAAGGTGGTCACATCCAAATGGATAAATTAGACTTCATTAAACCAGGCTTCTTAGAAGGAGTAATGAAATATGCAACCATTAGAATTGGTTTAGATGAGGTGAACTACGGTGATGCTCACTTTAGAAGAAGTGATAACGCAAGAGCAATTTACAACCCATTTGTAGGTAACTATATCATGGATGCCTTCACTACAGAAGCATACGCAGAAGTAAGAGGTCAGTATAACGGATTCTTAGCTGTAGTAGGTATAACTAACGGTAAACTGAATCAAAATGTGGTAGTGAATGATAGTACTGATAACAAACTGTCTTTCTTCGGTAAATTAGGTTATGATAAACAACTTAATGATGACTTAAGAGTAAGATTAACAGGTTCATTATACACTAACCAAGGTAAATCAAACGGAGCATTCCTTTACGGAGGTGACCGTGGTGGAGCAAGATATTACTCAGTGATGCACACTGTAGCTGACGGTGGATCAGACTTCGACGGTAGATTAAACCCTATCCAAAATAGAGAAAATGCACAGTTAACTGCTGTTCAAATCAACCCATTCGTAAAATATAGAGGAGTAGAGTTCTTCGGAATCTACGAACACACTTCTGACGGTGTAGCAGACGGAGGATTTACTCAACTAGCTGCTGAATTAATCTACAGATTCGGTGGTCAGGATCAACTGTACATAGGTGGAAGATATAACACTGTAAGCGGAGAGTTTTATGACGGAGCTCCAACAGCTAAAGTAAACAGATTCAACATAGGTGGTGGATGGTACTTAACAGACAACATCATGGCTAAAGTTGAGTATGTAAACCAACAATATGATGATAACGGCTGGGACGGATCTAAATATCAAGGTGCAGAATTCGACGGATTTAATGTAGAGGCTGTCATTGGCTTCTAAATAGTTAGCGTTTAGGTAGTGAAAAGGGGCTTCGGCCCCTTTTTTCGTTTCTAAGGATTATTAACTCATCCTGGGGAGGGTAGGTAATATATTTTTTGTTAGTTTTATTACAGACCAATCAATCTCATGATGAAAATTATATTTACCCTACTTTTTATAATTGTATATGCTTTACAAGGTATACAAGCCCAAGTACCAAAGCCGGTTAAACTCACCATAGAAAATGGTAAAATCGAAGGCTTTAATGATGATGAGCAACACGTAGATAAGTTTCTGGGTATTCCTTATGCACAACCTCCTGTAGGTGAGTTAAGGTGGAAAGCACCACAGCCTTTAACGGACTGGAGTGAAACCAGAGATACTAAAAAATTTGGACCAACTCCAATGCAGGCAGATGTTTTTGGAGATATGGTGTTTCGCTCTGAAAAAATGAGCGAAGATTGTCTTTATCTGAACGTCTGGACTCCTGATAGTAGAAAGAAAAATGCCGCTTTACCAGTGTTAGTTTATTTCTATGGTGGCGGTTATGTGGCAGGAGGAAGCTCTGAGCCCCGATATGATGGAGCCTCTATGGCGCAGAAAGGCATAGTAACGGTTACGGTGAATTATAGGCTTAACATTTTTGGTTTCTTTGCCCATCCACAATTGAGCGAGGAGGCTGCTTATAAAGCTTCTGGTAACTACGGCTTGCTAGATCAAGCTGCTGCTTTACAGTGGGTGAAAGATAATATCAAAGCCTTTGGCGGTGATCCTGATAGAGTTACGATAGCAGGAGAATCTGCGGGCTCTATTTCTGTGAGTTCACAAATGGCTTCTCCATTATCCAAACATCTGATTGCTGGAGCTATAGGAGAGAGCGGAGCGGCTATTAAGCCCACATTAGCTCCGGTTTCTTTAGAAGAAGCAGAGAGTATAGGAATGAAGTTCGCTACTACATTCGGATATTATTCTTTGAAAGAATTACGCAAAGCCAGTACAGAAGAAATTTTCGAAAAATATAAAAAATCAGGGTTTTTTGGTTTTCCTTCGGTAATAGATGGGTACTTCTTTCCTAAAACTTTACCGGAAATATTTAAAGCAGGTGAGCAATCACAGGTTCCACTATTGCTAGGCTGGAATTCTGCGGAAATTCCCGGTATGGCTTTTATGCAAGGTCAGCCTTATACAGATGAGGCTTATATCAAAAATGTGAAACAGGCGTACCCTGATACCTATGAAGAAGTGCTGAAATTATACCCACATACAAGTGAGGAGGAAATAGCCCTTTCGGCTACAGCTTTAGCTTCTGACCGATTTATATCATATAGTACCTGGAAATGGTTTGATCTTCATCGTAAGCATAGTGATCAGCCTGTGTATAGGTATTTGTTTTCGCAAATTAGACCCAAGGCGGCTAATGAAGAAAAACAACCTATCGGAGCTCCGCATGCCTCAGAAATACCTTACTGTATGGGTAATTTATACTTAATGGATGAATTTAACTGGACTGATGCCGACAAGAAAACTTCTGCAGTAATGCAGCAGTACTTTGCTAATTTTATTAAAACAGGAGATCCTAATAAAGGAGACCTTCGTAAGTGGCCTGCTGCTAAGCCTGAAGATGGTACGCCGCCAGTAATGATTATCAATGCTGATTCTAAAGGTGGAAGAAGCTCAAAATGATGGCCGATATGAGTTCTTAGATCGAGCCTATGGTAATGACAAGTAACAAAAAAGACGGGTGATCATCGCCCGTCTTTTTTGTAAGAATTATTTAAGCCAGTTTATCTGTAGCAAGATGGTAATCAGGATCTTCCAATACATTCACATCTATGATTTGATCTGCATTTTTTAATAATGTCTTACAATCAGGGCTCAGGTGTTTTAAATGAACCGTTTTACCTGCTTTTTGATATCTTTCCGTTAGTTTGTTTAGCGCTTCTATGGCAGACATATCTACCACACGGCTCTCAGCAAAATCTATAATTACTTCTTCAGGGTCATTAGCTATGTCAAACTTCTCATTAAAGGCAGTAACAGAACCAAAAAACAAAGGCCCTTTTATTTCATAATGTTTTACTCCATTGGCATCAATTGTTTTTCTGGCTCTTATGCGTTTAGCATTGTCCCAGGCAAAAACTAATGCCGCTATAATTACACCTATAACCACAGCCAGTGCCAGGTTATGCAGCACTATAGTTACCAGCGTAACCATTACCATCACAAAGATGTCTGACTTAGGCATTTTGTTAAATATTTTAAGGCTGGCCCACTCAAAAGTACCTATTGATACCATGATCATCAGTCCTGTAAGAGCTGCCATGGGTAGCTTACCCACTAAATTGGCCCCGAACATAATGAACATAAGCAATAACACAGAAGCTACTATGCCTGATAGTCTGGCCCGGGCTCCATTAGAAATATTGATAAGGCTTTGACCTAACATAGCACAACCGCCCATTCCAGAGAAAAATCCTGAGGTTACATTAGCCAATCCCTGTGCCACCGCTTCTTTGTTGCCACGTCCTCTGGTTTCAGTAATTTCGTCTATAATATCTAGTGTAAGTAAACTTTCTATTAATCCTACACCTGCCATAATTAGAGCATAAGGAAAAATAATACGTAATGTCTCAAAACTATAATCTATGTTAGGAATGTGAAAAGGAGGGAAGCCCCCTTCAATTGAAGCAAGATCACCTACGGTTTTGGTATCAATGTTAAAAATGGCCACTATGCCAAATATGGCGAAGATAGCTACTAATGAAGCAGGAACTACTTTTGTTATTTTAGGTAATCCCCAAATGATGAGCATAGTTATAAGTACCAGCCCCAGCATTATATATAGAGGTTCACCAGTCAGCCAATTTTCGTTTTTGTCTTGAAACTGGGCCAGCTGTGCTGTGAAAATGATGAAGGCCAGTCCATTTACAAAACCATATACCACTGGCTGAGGCACTAATCGAATAAGTTTACCCAGCTTTAAGAATCCGGCCACTATTTGTATAAGACCGGCTAGTACTACGGTAGCAAAGATATACTCCACCCCATGACTTAGAGATAAAGAGGCAATAACTACAGCCACGGCACCGGTGGCTCCGGAAATTTGCCCGGGGCGCCCACCAAATATGGAGGTGATGAGTCCCATCACAAAAGCGGCATATAAGCCGGTAAGTGGTGAAAGTTTAGCCATAAGCGCAAAGGCTACCGCTTCCGGTATAAGGGCGATGGCCACGGTCATACCAGAAAGTACTTCCGTTTTGTAGTCTACACGTTGTGTAAGATCAAAAAGGTTGAGATACTTTTTCATTTATAAAAGTTCAAATAAAAAGGATGTATTAAAATACTTATTAGAAAATAGCGTATTCAGAAAAACATGAAAACAGCAAAATATTCATGCGGATGCTAGTGCATCAGTGCGGAGTAGATATTGAAGTGAATATTGCTTTTACAGTCATATTTTAAAATTATAAGAATTGCGAAGATACTACTTTTAATTCAATAACGAAGTTTATAGGATTATTTATTGAATTAAAAACCACTAGTGTCCGACTAAACTCTGGTCTAAGAAATTTTAGCGATTCTAAGCAAAAATAAAGTGGTTTTCTTCTAATCTGGAAAAGTGAGCCCTCTATGGACTAAATAAAGGGTATTGATTGGTTTTATATATTGTTTTTTGAAGTTCTAGGTCTGGATTGTTTAGAAAGCGGGTAAGGTGAACATAGGCCATCAAGTGAAACCTTACCAATGAGACCATATTAGAGAAGGCCCATCTTTTTTTGATCTGTTTTCGGACTACTTCCATCAATAATAGACAGATCAGGGCACTCCAAATTTGGATCTCAATAGCATTTTGGTTGTCCCCCAGAAAATATTTGAGAGGAAAGTTCTGCTTCAGCTTTTTAAATAAAAGCTCTATCTGCCATCGGTATTTATAAATGGCCGCTATTGTGGCTGCTTCCAACTCCATATTATTGGTCATAAACACTAATAATTTATTATTGAGGTCATCATAATAGGCTATTCTTCTATTTTGAAGCTCTTGCACTTGTCCATCAGTCTTGAAACTGATAACAACTTTTTCATCCTTAAGTACACAAAAGTCTTTATCTTCAGGCAGTTCTAGCTCATCTATTGATTGATATCTGGCATTTTCCTTCATTCTAGTAATGTAAAATATCCCTTGATGACTCCATTGTGCGTATTGTCTATAATCGATATACCCTTTATCCATCACCACATAGGATCCTTCTGGGAGTTGTAATTGCTTTAAAAATGTATGATCATGCTGACTTCCCTTGGTCAACCGTACTAAACATGGCATTAATTCTGCCGCATGAATCATTACATGAGCTTTAATGCCTCCCTTGCTTTTGCCATCTTTTCTAGGGCGTCCTGCTACCTTGAGAATATCTTTAAACAGACTAATAATCGTTGAATCAACAATATAAAGTTTATTGAGAACTTCCATTCTCAAGCGGCTGTCCGGCAAAAGGTGCCGATACTTTTTAAACAATTTCATGTAAATGTCTGCAAAGACTATACTACTGCGTTTTTTGTTGCTATCTGATAAAGTGGAACGTCTGGGTATAAATTGAATACCTAAATGGATCAGCTTGTTTTGGCAGGCCAAAAGCCCCGTAGTAAGCTCTCTGAGAGCACTTGCCCCACTGAAACAGCAGTATAACATGCTTACTAGGTGATGCCAAGTATTCAATTTCTTGTAATATCTGTCAGATTGGTATTTTGATATTATTTGATTTAACACCGATTTATCTATCAGCGATAATAGTTGAGAAAAGATTGGCTGTCCGTAGAAATATGTATTTTTACTCATGTGTGATTTTTTGTTGTGGTAAACCGAAAATACACATTATGGGGCACTCTTGAAATTATTCAGAGGCCCCTATCTTTTTTCTCGGACACTAGTGATTAAAAACTAAGTGATAGGCCCGGTTGTCTATACTTACACGATAAATAAGGAAATGGAGGATTTCTCGAAAATTTTATCAACTTTGTGATTAAACAAACAATAAGGTGTATAGAATTAATACAATTAATTTTCAAGCTGGACTTTCTGTTGATTGCGTTATTTTTGGATTTCATGAAAACCAGCTCAAGGTGTTGCTCATGAAGCTCAAGAATATGGAAGTCTGGGGCTTGCCTGGAGGTTTTGTGAGAAAGGATAAAAATGTGGATGATGAGGCCGAAGCCGTACTCGAAGAAAGAACAGGTCTTAGAGATATTTTTCTTCGTCAGTTTTACTTCTTTGGTCATTTAAATAGAAATGACGC includes the following:
- a CDS encoding acetyl-CoA hydrolase/transferase family protein translates to MKNELKIVRPEEAVKDIKSGNRILIQGAAMTPTVLVDALCERYHELEDVEVIHMHTEGEASYTLEPYRSSFKINSCFVGKNVREATNSGFGDYIPIFLSEVHLLFRRNILPLDAAFIQVSPPDKHGYCSLGTSVDVVIPGLETAKMVIAQVNPRVPRTHGDGIIHVSKIDYAIEVDKPLHSSGGKAPSEIEEKIGKYVAGLVEDGATLQMGIGGIPNVVLANLQGHQKLGIHTEMFSDGVLPLIESGVITGENKVVKPGKIVSCFAVGTQKLYDFMDDNPLIDMKEAAYTNDTSIIRKNPKVTAINSAIEIDLCGQVCADTIGKRQYSGVGGQMDFIRGASLSPGGKAIFAMPSITNKGISKIVPYLKEGAGVTTTRAHVHYIVTEYGVVNLFGRNLKQRAHDLISISHPDHREELERMAFERFKVLV
- a CDS encoding YceI family protein, which produces MKRSIYLTLIFSMAVLTGMAQSYSLNNKASKVEVLGTSTLHDWEMTAEEVSGKANLEVSGSNVTVNSLSIDVKAESLKSGKSSMDKNGYEALKTDDYPTIKYVFKSVKSTSGNQLTTTGTLTLAGVSKTITMPVTAQVSGNTVTFKGKYTFNMTAFKIEPPTALMGTITTGDEVTVEFNVQYTK
- a CDS encoding carboxylesterase/lipase family protein, with protein sequence MMKIIFTLLFIIVYALQGIQAQVPKPVKLTIENGKIEGFNDDEQHVDKFLGIPYAQPPVGELRWKAPQPLTDWSETRDTKKFGPTPMQADVFGDMVFRSEKMSEDCLYLNVWTPDSRKKNAALPVLVYFYGGGYVAGGSSEPRYDGASMAQKGIVTVTVNYRLNIFGFFAHPQLSEEAAYKASGNYGLLDQAAALQWVKDNIKAFGGDPDRVTIAGESAGSISVSSQMASPLSKHLIAGAIGESGAAIKPTLAPVSLEEAESIGMKFATTFGYYSLKELRKASTEEIFEKYKKSGFFGFPSVIDGYFFPKTLPEIFKAGEQSQVPLLLGWNSAEIPGMAFMQGQPYTDEAYIKNVKQAYPDTYEEVLKLYPHTSEEEIALSATALASDRFISYSTWKWFDLHRKHSDQPVYRYLFSQIRPKAANEEKQPIGAPHASEIPYCMGNLYLMDEFNWTDADKKTSAVMQQYFANFIKTGDPNKGDLRKWPAAKPEDGTPPVMIINADSKGGRSSK
- a CDS encoding SulP family inorganic anion transporter, coding for MKKYLNLFDLTQRVDYKTEVLSGMTVAIALIPEAVAFALMAKLSPLTGLYAAFVMGLITSIFGGRPGQISGATGAVAVVIASLSLSHGVEYIFATVVLAGLIQIVAGFLKLGKLIRLVPQPVVYGFVNGLAFIIFTAQLAQFQDKNENWLTGEPLYIMLGLVLITMLIIWGLPKITKVVPASLVAIFAIFGIVAIFNIDTKTVGDLASIEGGFPPFHIPNIDYSFETLRIIFPYALIMAGVGLIESLLTLDIIDEITETRGRGNKEAVAQGLANVTSGFFSGMGGCAMLGQSLINISNGARARLSGIVASVLLLMFIMFGANLVGKLPMAALTGLMIMVSIGTFEWASLKIFNKMPKSDIFVMVMVTLVTIVLHNLALAVVIGVIIAALVFAWDNAKRIRARKTIDANGVKHYEIKGPLFFGSVTAFNEKFDIANDPEEVIIDFAESRVVDMSAIEALNKLTERYQKAGKTVHLKHLSPDCKTLLKNADQIIDVNVLEDPDYHLATDKLA
- a CDS encoding IS4 family transposase yields the protein MSKNTYFYGQPIFSQLLSLIDKSVLNQIISKYQSDRYYKKLNTWHHLVSMLYCCFSGASALRELTTGLLACQNKLIHLGIQFIPRRSTLSDSNKKRSSIVFADIYMKLFKKYRHLLPDSRLRMEVLNKLYIVDSTIISLFKDILKVAGRPRKDGKSKGGIKAHVMIHAAELMPCLVRLTKGSQHDHTFLKQLQLPEGSYVVMDKGYIDYRQYAQWSHQGIFYITRMKENARYQSIDELELPEDKDFCVLKDEKVVISFKTDGQVQELQNRRIAYYDDLNNKLLVFMTNNMELEAATIAAIYKYRWQIELLFKKLKQNFPLKYFLGDNQNAIEIQIWSALICLLLMEVVRKQIKKRWAFSNMVSLVRFHLMAYVHLTRFLNNPDLELQKTIYKTNQYPLFSP